The sequence GACCAGGACGGCGCCGTCGAAGGGCTTGGTGACGTAGTCGTCGGCGCCGGCCTCCAGGCCGAGCACCACATCGATGGAGTCGGCGCGCGCCGAGAGCATGATCACGGGCACGGTGGACTCGTCACGGATACGGCGGCACAGGCTGACGCCGTCCAGGCCCGGCACCATCACATCGAGCAGGGCGATATCGGGGCGGTTGGCGCGGAACGCCTCCAGGCCCGCGAGCCCGTCGGGCATGGCGGTGACCATGAAGCCGTCCCGCTCCAGGGCGAGCTGGGTGGCCTCGCGGATGACGTCGTCGTCCTCGACGAAGAGCACATGGGTCTCTGCCATGCGTGGCTCAATCCTCCGATCCCGTGTCGCCGGCGGACACGGAGCCGTCAACGACGGTGGTCCTGCTTGCGGTGGTCTTGCTGTAGTCGGTGTGATCGCTGTCGTACTGGGTGAAGTGGTCGTCCGACCAGTGGTAGCTCAGGACATCTTCGCCCGAGGGGCAGCACACCTTGTCGCCCGCGTCGTAGGTCTGCCGGGTGACTTCCAGCTCGCCCTTGTTGTCGCTGGCGTAGACCGGCGGCTGCTCGTTGCCATATACGTTTTCATATCCGTCGCCCCGTTTGCGGAACACATAGGCGCCGATACCCAGGGAATCCCCGCAGGTCATGACGTTGATGATGACGTCGGGGGAGTCGCCTCCGGTGAGTGTGGCATACGTCACGTCGACCGGGTACTCATCGGCCGAGCACGGCTTGGCCAGGGACTTCTTCACGTCCGTGCCGACATTGGGGTCGTGTTTGAGCAGCTCGACGGCGTTGATCTTCTTGTAGCCGGCGGTCGCGGTCGGGGCGGGGGAGGAGCTGGCCGCGCCTCTGGGCGCGGGGGTGCTGGTGGCCGAGCCCTCGGACCGTACGCCCTCACCACCGGGATTGCAGCCGGCCAGCAAAAGGCCGACGGCGGCCACTCCTGCCGTGGCCGCGCCGCCTTTGGTCAACCCGCCGGTCAACCTGTTCCTGGACAATCCGCTCCTGCCCACCGTGCCGCTCGCGCAGCCGCCGTTCCCGCCGCTGCTCGTGTTGTGCGTGGTCGTGTCGCCTGTGCTGGTCCTGCCTGTGCCCGACGTGCCGGTGGCCGCCGCGCGTGTGCCGGTTTGGTGCGTGCTCGTCTGCGTCGCTCGTCTGCGATTGTCGCGCGGGAATCCGTGAAGCGTGCTGTGAAACGCATCGCGTATGCCCGGGGGCGGCCTCCAGAGTGCCCGAAGAGCCGACGGCTCGGACGGCCGGGGCGGCCGGTCAGGCCGCGCAGCGCTCCCCGTCCCGGTCGCCGCGCTCCAGCATCCGGGCGTCGATGTCGCGGCTCTCCAGCTCCTGGCGCAGGCGGGCGAGCGCCCGGTGCAGCGTGCTCTTGACCGTGCCGGTGGACATGCCCAGCGCCGCCGCGGTCTCCTCCGTGCTCATCTGCTCCCAGTGGCGCAGGACGACGACGCTGCGCTGCTTGGGCGCCAGAACACCCAGGATGTCCATCAGCAGGGCCCGGTCGGCGCGCTGCTCGGTGCCGTCGTCGACGCTCGCGTCGGGGAGCTGCTCGGTGGGCACTTCCTCCAGCTTGCGGGCCCGCCACCACTCCGTACGGGTGTTGATCATGACCCGGCGCAGGTAGGCGTCCGCGAGGGACTTGTCCGCGATGCCGTCCCAGCGGCCGTAGGTGCGGACCAGGGCCGTCTGCAGGAGATCCTGGGCGTCGACCGGATCGGGCACCAGCCGCCGGGCGCTGCGCAGCAGAGCCTCCTGCCGCGTGCGCACATACTCTTCGAAGTCCAGTACCTTGCCGCCGCTGGTCGCCATTCCGACGCCTCCGATCCGCTTGCGTTCCCCACGTTGACTGCGCCGGTGGTCATCTCCAGCACGAGGAAGACGCTACGGACGGGGTGTTGCGACGGAATGTGCGTCGGCACCACAGCGGATGCACGGAAAACCTGCGGTTGTGTAACAGCCCGCCGGGGGTCATACCTCGGACGGACGGCGGGGTGGCCGGGGTCATCCTCCGGGCTGATAGGGCCCCCGTCGAAAGGCCGACGGGCCCTTCCCCCGCGATGTACACCTAGTGAGAGCGTGTCTGCCGCGTCGGGGTTGGGCCCGTTCCGGTCAAATTTCCGGATCTATGACTACTGCGTGTGCGGCAGCCGGTAGCGGCCCCCGCCCAGCGGCTCGACGAGGCCGTCCGAGACCAGCCCGTCCAGCGCGCGGGCCCGCTGCACCGGCTCGTCCCACACCGCGTCCAGCACCTGCTGCGGCACCGGCGCCACCGACTCGCGCAGCACGGCCAGCAGCTTGCCGCGGACCTGGCGGTCGGTGCCGGCGTAGGACTGGGTGCGCCGGGGCGGCCCCTCGTGCGCCGGGGCGCCGGCCAGCTGCCAGGCGCACTGCGCCGCGATCGGACAGCGGTGGCATTCCGGACCGCGGGCCGTGCACACCAGCGCGCCCAGCTCCATCGTGGCCGCCGCCCAGCGCGCGGCCAGCTGCTCGTCCTGCGGCAGCAGGGCGCGCGCCAGCTTGCGCTCGGCGGCCGTGGTGGCGTTCGGCGGGTACTGGCGGCCGGTGACGGCGCGGGCGAAGACGCGGCGCACATTGGTGTCCAGCACCGCGTGCCGCTGCCCGTACGCGAAGGACGCCACGGCCGCGGCGGTGTACTCGCCGACACCGGGCAGCGCCAGCAGCTGGGCGTGCTCGCGCGGGACGTCGCCGCCGTGCCGCTCCTGTATCGCGGAGGCGGCGGCGTGCAGCCGCAGGGCGCGGCGCGGATAGCCGAGCCGGCCCCAGGCGCGTACCGCTTCGCCGGGCGCCTCGGCGGCCAGGTCGGCGGGGCGCGGCCAGCGGGCCAGCCACTGCTCGTACACCGGCAGCACGCGGGTGACCGGCGTCTGCTGCAGCATGAACTCGCTGACCATCACGCCCCAGGCGCCCGCCTCGGGGCGGCGCCAGGGCAGATCACGGGCGTGCTCGTCGAACCAGTCGGTGACCGGACCGTGCAGCGCGGTCCCGTCGGCCTCCGCGGCCGGAGCGGCGGAGGCGGTCTCGGCGGCGGAGGTCATGGCGGGGGATGTGGCAGGCGTGGAAGTCATGGCAGCTCCGATCCTGGCACGCTGCCCCCCGCCCGAGAAACGCCCCGGCCCCGCGCCGCCGCGCGCCCACCCGCACGCGGGACGGCCATATACGTACGGGTGGCCGCTACCGGGGGTACGCCGGCGAACGGGCGTCCGGCGTGGCGGATGGCGTGGAGGATGGGGATATGAGCGAGAGCGAAAGCCCGGCGGGCGCGCGGCCGGCGCAGGTCTGTCCGGTGGCGATCCGGCGGGCGCTGATCGCGCATACGACGATGACCTTGGCGTATGCGGACGAGGACGGGCCGCAGGCGGCGGCGGTGCTGTACGCGGTGGAGACCGGCGGGGGCGCGGGCGGGGATACGGAGACGGGTGCGGCCGGCGATACCGGCGGGGCCGCGGAGGCGGGTGTGGTCGGTGGGCCGGTTCTGTACTTCGTCACCTCGACCGGGACGCGGCACGGGCGGGCGCTGGCCGGGCCCGCGCCGGCCCCCGCGCGGGTCGCGTTCACCGCACAGCGCGACGGGCAGGACTGGAGCGCGTTGACGGGCCTTCAGGGGCGCGGGTACTGCCGGCCGCTGGGCGAGCACGAGCGGGCGGCCGGCTGGCGGGTCTACACCGCGCGCTTCCCCTTCGTCGAGGAGAGCGCACGGCTGCGGGAGGCGCTGGAACGCACCACACTCTGGGAACTGCGCCCCGACTGGCTGCGGCTGATCGACAACGGCCGGGGCTTCGGTCACAAGGAGGAGTGGCGGGCGGACGCGGGGCGCGGCTGACGAATGCGGCCTACCGCGCCTAACGGGGCATCGGGCGCGTTACGGTGGGAAACGAGGGTGCGGTGGCGGCTCCGGACCGATCATGGGAAAAGTTGCCGTCCGATGCGGCGGGTACTGGCCGGTCCGCGTCCGGATCTCTCGTAGAGTTTTCATGTGGGATCACTGCGCAATCCGATCGGGCCGCTTCCCTCCTCCATCTACTGGCGGCGGAGGGCCGTTGCGCTGGCCATCGTCGTCCTGCTCGCCCTGGTGGTGGTGTGGGCCCTCAGCCTGGGCGGCGACTCCGGACAGACCGGGGGCGGGGGCAACGAGGGCAAGGGGCGCGGCTCGGGTCCCGCGACGTCCATCACGCCCGGCCCCTCCGGCACCGGGCCGGCGATCAGTCAAAAGCCGGGCGGGCGCGGCGGATCGGA is a genomic window of Streptomyces gilvosporeus containing:
- a CDS encoding A/G-specific adenine glycosylase, translated to MTSTPATSPAMTSAAETASAAPAAEADGTALHGPVTDWFDEHARDLPWRRPEAGAWGVMVSEFMLQQTPVTRVLPVYEQWLARWPRPADLAAEAPGEAVRAWGRLGYPRRALRLHAAASAIQERHGGDVPREHAQLLALPGVGEYTAAAVASFAYGQRHAVLDTNVRRVFARAVTGRQYPPNATTAAERKLARALLPQDEQLAARWAAATMELGALVCTARGPECHRCPIAAQCAWQLAGAPAHEGPPRRTQSYAGTDRQVRGKLLAVLRESVAPVPQQVLDAVWDEPVQRARALDGLVSDGLVEPLGGGRYRLPHTQ
- a CDS encoding SigE family RNA polymerase sigma factor yields the protein MATSGGKVLDFEEYVRTRQEALLRSARRLVPDPVDAQDLLQTALVRTYGRWDGIADKSLADAYLRRVMINTRTEWWRARKLEEVPTEQLPDASVDDGTEQRADRALLMDILGVLAPKQRSVVVLRHWEQMSTEETAAALGMSTGTVKSTLHRALARLRQELESRDIDARMLERGDRDGERCAA
- a CDS encoding pyridoxamine 5'-phosphate oxidase; the protein is MSESESPAGARPAQVCPVAIRRALIAHTTMTLAYADEDGPQAAAVLYAVETGGGAGGDTETGAAGDTGGAAEAGVVGGPVLYFVTSTGTRHGRALAGPAPAPARVAFTAQRDGQDWSALTGLQGRGYCRPLGEHERAAGWRVYTARFPFVEESARLREALERTTLWELRPDWLRLIDNGRGFGHKEEWRADAGRG